A single genomic interval of Eleutherodactylus coqui strain aEleCoq1 chromosome 3, aEleCoq1.hap1, whole genome shotgun sequence harbors:
- the TOE1 gene encoding target of EGR1 protein 1, which yields MTSLKVPVIDVHNDNFSELWPSILLALKTSTFIALDTELSGLGSRKSLLNQCVEERYKSICLAARTRSVLSLGIACFKMLPEKGEDAYLSQIYNMTLLCMEDYTIEPQSVQFLVQHGFDFNKQYSQGIPYYKGNDKGDERRLQSVRTLFLELLQAQKPLILHNGLIDLAFLYQCFYAQLPDKMMNFIADLSEMFPAGIYDTKYASEFETRFTASYLEYAYKKCKHENGKLMDSSSRHLVVEFCRYPAAMSAYVDYRLCSFPDPAAADPGADAPHICERFSAYGWCPNGAKCAQSHNIDLILQEDEKCKEEKKKRRRKRKKAAAADVQVEMDSEPPSKQSAEEPLPCSEMELEETGMTFSVQHHGDEERAAADGPEKTPAAPSGEAAPLLPDSAPRPSSSSSSSEGGTHRAGFDAFMTGYIMAYVWMLKKKSSDSSASCCLPDCVNKVYLSGKNVPLQIVKSVFSKSSRAHVQKMRLISSGGS from the exons GAGCTGAGCGGTCTGGGATCCAGGAAGAGCCTGCTGAACCA GTGCGTGGAGGAGCGCTATAAGTCCATATGTCTGGCGGCGCGGACGCGCTCCGTACTCTCCCTGGGAATCGCCTGCTTCAAAATGCTACCTGAAAAG GGGGAGGATGCCTATCTGTCTCAGATTTACAACATGACCCTGCTGTGTATGGAGGACTACACCATCGAGCCGCAGTCCGTCCAGTTCCTGGTCCAGCACGGCTTTGACTTCAACAAGCAATATTCGCAGGGAATTCCATACTACAAAGGCAACGACAAG GGCGACGAGCGGCGCCTCCAGAGCGTCCGCACTCTCTTCCTCGAGCTCCTGCAGGCCCAGAAGCCGCTGATCCTCCACAACGGCCTCATCGACTTGGCCTTCCTCTATCAGTGCTTCTACGCTCAGCTGCCCGACAAGATGATGAACTTCATCGCCGACCTGTCGGAAATGTTCCCGGCCGGAATCTACGACACCAAATACGCCTCGGAGTTTGAGACTCGCTTTACGGCTTCTTACCTGGAGTATGCGTACAAGAAGTG TAAACATGAGAATGGGAAGCTGATGGACTCCAGCAGCCGCCACCTAGTGGTTGAGTTCTGTCGCTATCCGGCCGCCATGTCAGCATACGTGGATTATCGCCTGTGCTCCTTTCCAGACCCGGCCGCTGCAGACCCCGGCGCTGACGCCCCGCACATCTGCGAGAGGTTTTCT GCGTACGGCTGGTGTCCCAACGGGGCGAAGTGCGCACAATCCCACAACATCGACCTGATCTTACAGGAGGACGAGAAGTGcaaagaggaaaagaagaaacgGCGACGGAAGAGAAAGAAAGCGGCGGCTGCAGACGTGCAGGTAGAGATGGACTCCGAGCCCCCCAGTAAACAGAGTGCCGAGGAGCCCCTTCCGTGTAGTGAGATGGAGCTGGAAGAGACCGGGATGACTTTTAGCGTGCAGCACCACGGAGATGAAGAGCGAGCCGCGGCCGACGGTCCAGAGAAGACCCCAGCAGCTCCGAGCGGAGAGGCTGCCCCGTTATTACCGGACTCAGCACCCAgaccctcctcctcatcatcctcttcGGAGGGAGGAACACACAGAGCCGGGTTTGATGCCTTCATGACCGGCTACATCATGGCCTACGTGTGGATGCTGAAGAAGAAGAGCTCGGACTCGTCGGCGTCCTGCTGCCTCCCGGACTGTGTCAATAAGGTCTACCTGAGCGGGAAGAACGTCCCCCTGCAGATCGTCAAGAGCGTCTTCTCCAAGTCGTCCCGCGCTCACGTCCAGAAGATGAGGCTGATCTCAAGTGGCGGCTCCTAA